Proteins encoded in a region of the Geobacillus genomosp. 3 genome:
- the ezrA gene encoding septation ring formation regulator EzrA — translation MEIVWIVLLLGAGAIIYNHMYRKRMYREIDRLEEWKIELMNRPVPDELAKVKQLNMTGETEQLFERWRQQWDEIVAVKLPNVEEQLFDTETLLEKYRYRQARRLLGQTEDGLRRLEEEVHQIIHEVNELIGSEEQSRAEIEELRTAHREAKKTLLAYRYTFGAAAELLDVRLAEAEKHFQSFAELTEAGNYLAARDVVLALRQELDRLAAMMKDIPALLGECQTSLPAQLAELADGYREMEQNGYILDHLDVERAIEEKQNKIQQCLAMIGELRVEEAKQTLAELKEEIDALYDSLEQEVLAHQYVQKEMPRIGGMLEELAADAKETQAEALFVQQSYHLPPGDLEKYRSIEKQLHQLQKRFWLIHDRAAEAKTAYSLLKEELEQLVGHIGMMKEEHEQFRVMLQTLRKDELIAREKLDHMRKTLSEALRLVQKSRLPGLSESYSHELAEAKTSLQTVAARLEEKPLDMPAVDEALEEAKVSVERLYERTVEMVEQAALAERTIQYGNRYRRRYPAVHKGLEEAEFLFRHYDYEEALRQAVATIESVEPGAFNRVQQLWRADDGGES, via the coding sequence ATGGAAATCGTATGGATCGTTCTGCTCCTCGGCGCAGGAGCAATCATATACAATCATATGTATCGGAAACGGATGTATCGGGAAATCGACCGGCTTGAGGAATGGAAAATCGAACTGATGAACCGGCCGGTGCCGGACGAGCTCGCGAAAGTGAAGCAGTTGAACATGACCGGGGAAACGGAGCAGCTGTTTGAACGATGGCGCCAACAATGGGATGAAATCGTGGCCGTGAAGCTGCCGAATGTCGAAGAACAGCTGTTTGACACCGAGACGCTTCTCGAGAAATATCGGTACCGGCAGGCGCGCCGGCTGCTCGGGCAAACGGAGGACGGGCTGCGCCGCCTTGAGGAAGAGGTGCATCAAATCATTCATGAAGTCAACGAGCTGATCGGAAGCGAAGAGCAGAGCCGGGCTGAAATTGAAGAGCTGCGCACCGCCCACCGGGAGGCGAAGAAAACGTTGCTCGCTTACCGGTATACGTTTGGAGCGGCTGCCGAGCTGCTCGATGTCCGCCTGGCCGAGGCGGAAAAGCACTTTCAGTCATTTGCGGAATTGACGGAAGCCGGCAACTACTTGGCGGCGCGTGACGTCGTTTTGGCGCTCAGGCAGGAGCTTGACCGCCTCGCTGCGATGATGAAGGACATTCCGGCGCTGCTTGGCGAGTGCCAAACGTCCCTTCCCGCCCAGCTTGCCGAGCTCGCTGACGGCTATCGGGAAATGGAACAAAACGGGTACATACTTGACCACTTGGATGTCGAACGCGCGATCGAGGAAAAACAGAACAAAATTCAGCAGTGTCTGGCGATGATTGGCGAGCTGCGTGTGGAAGAGGCAAAGCAGACGCTCGCCGAGCTGAAGGAGGAAATCGACGCGCTGTACGATTCACTTGAACAAGAAGTGCTGGCCCATCAGTATGTGCAGAAGGAAATGCCGCGCATTGGCGGCATGCTTGAAGAGCTCGCCGCCGACGCGAAAGAAACGCAGGCGGAAGCGCTGTTCGTCCAACAAAGCTACCATCTGCCGCCGGGCGACCTTGAAAAATACCGGAGCATTGAAAAGCAGCTGCACCAGCTGCAAAAGCGGTTTTGGCTCATCCATGACCGCGCCGCCGAGGCGAAAACTGCCTATTCGCTGCTAAAAGAAGAGCTGGAACAGCTCGTTGGGCACATCGGCATGATGAAGGAAGAGCATGAGCAGTTTCGGGTGATGCTGCAGACGTTGCGCAAAGACGAACTGATTGCCCGCGAAAAGCTCGACCACATGAGAAAAACGCTATCCGAAGCGCTTCGCCTCGTGCAAAAAAGCCGGCTGCCGGGGCTGTCGGAGTCTTATTCACACGAGCTTGCAGAGGCCAAAACGAGCTTGCAAACCGTCGCCGCCCGCCTTGAGGAAAAGCCGCTCGACATGCCGGCGGTCGACGAGGCGCTCGAAGAGGCCAAAGTGTCTGTTGAACGGTTGTATGAGCGGACAGTCGAAATGGTCGAACAGGCGGCGTTGGCCGAACGGACGATTCAATACGGCAACCGCTACCGCCGCCGTTATCCGGCGGTTCACAAAGGACTTGAGGAAGCCGAATTTTTGTTCCGCCATTACGATTACGAAGAAGCGCTCCGGCAGGCGGTGGCGACGATTGAAAGCGTTGAGCCGGGCGCGTTCAATCGCGTGCAGCAGCTTTGGCGGGCGGATGATGGGGGCGAAAGCTGA
- the thiI gene encoding tRNA uracil 4-sulfurtransferase ThiI, with protein MKYDRILIRYGEMTTKGKNRNVFVRRLKQNIARKLQAFPRIQIEYMRDRMYILLNGEPHEPIIDKLKTVFGIHSFSLAMKCENDLAAIKETALAAIRQLPYKGKTFKVSARRVNKQFPYRSDELNHEIGAHILRQTDDLTVNVREPDIDVRVEVRQDGTYVTCRDIFGAGGLPVGTSGKAMLMLSGGIDSPVAGYLAMKRGLEIEAVHFFSPPFTSERAKQKVIDLVRKLTTYGGKMKLHIVPFTEVQQAIYQGVPNEYSLISTRRAMLTITDALRRRQRALAIVTGESLGQVASQTLESMHVINEVTNTPILRPLISMDKMEIIEMAKHIDTHDISILPYEDCCTIFTPRAPKTKPKKEKVLHYERELDLAPLLEKAINETETMVMDEETGRTDEFAGLF; from the coding sequence ATGAAGTATGACCGCATTTTAATCCGTTATGGGGAAATGACGACGAAAGGAAAAAACCGCAATGTGTTCGTGCGGCGGCTGAAACAAAACATCGCCCGCAAACTGCAGGCATTTCCTAGAATTCAGATTGAATATATGCGCGACCGGATGTACATTTTATTAAACGGTGAGCCGCACGAGCCGATCATCGACAAGCTGAAAACCGTCTTTGGCATCCATTCGTTCAGCTTGGCGATGAAATGCGAAAACGACTTGGCGGCGATCAAAGAAACGGCGCTCGCCGCCATCCGGCAGCTGCCGTACAAAGGAAAAACGTTTAAAGTGAGCGCCCGTCGCGTCAATAAACAGTTTCCGTACCGAAGCGACGAGTTGAACCATGAAATCGGGGCGCATATTTTGCGGCAGACGGACGACTTGACGGTCAATGTGCGCGAGCCGGACATCGATGTGCGCGTCGAAGTGCGCCAAGACGGCACGTATGTCACATGCCGCGACATTTTCGGCGCTGGCGGCCTGCCGGTCGGGACGAGCGGCAAGGCGATGCTCATGCTCTCCGGCGGCATCGACAGCCCGGTCGCTGGGTATTTGGCGATGAAGCGCGGCTTGGAAATTGAGGCGGTTCACTTTTTCAGCCCGCCGTTTACCAGCGAGCGGGCGAAGCAAAAGGTGATTGATTTAGTGCGCAAGCTGACGACGTACGGTGGAAAAATGAAGCTGCACATCGTGCCGTTTACCGAAGTGCAGCAAGCCATTTACCAAGGGGTGCCCAACGAATACTCGCTCATTTCCACCCGGCGGGCGATGTTAACCATTACGGATGCCTTGCGCCGCCGCCAGCGGGCGTTGGCGATCGTCACCGGGGAAAGTCTCGGCCAAGTGGCGAGCCAGACGCTTGAAAGCATGCACGTCATTAACGAAGTGACGAACACACCGATTTTGCGCCCGCTCATTTCCATGGATAAAATGGAAATTATCGAGATGGCGAAGCACATCGACACCCACGATATTTCGATTCTTCCATACGAAGACTGCTGCACCATTTTTACGCCGCGGGCGCCGAAAACGAAGCCAAAAAAAGAGAAAGTGCTCCATTATGAGCGCGAACTCGATCTCGCTCCGCTGCTCGAGAAGGCGATCAACGAGACGGAAACGATGGTGATGGACGAAGAGACTGGGCGGACGGACGAGTTTGCCGGACTGTTCTAA
- the rpsD gene encoding 30S ribosomal protein S4, which produces MARYTGPTWKISRRLGISLSGTGKELQKRPYAPGQHGPGQRRKLSEYGLQLQEKQKLRHLYGVNERQFRKTFEEAGKMPGKHGENFMVLLESRLDNLVYRLGLARTRRQARQLVTHGHILVDGNRVNIPSYRVKPGQTIAVREKSRNLQVIKEAMEANNFVPDYLSFDPEKLEGTYTRLPERSELPAEINEALIVEFYSR; this is translated from the coding sequence ATGGCTCGTTATACGGGACCTACATGGAAAATTTCCCGCCGCCTCGGCATCTCGTTAAGCGGCACGGGGAAAGAACTGCAAAAACGTCCGTACGCGCCAGGCCAACACGGCCCAGGCCAACGGAGAAAGTTGTCGGAATATGGCTTGCAGCTGCAAGAAAAACAAAAGCTGCGCCATCTGTACGGCGTCAACGAGCGCCAATTCCGCAAAACGTTTGAAGAAGCGGGCAAAATGCCGGGCAAACACGGCGAAAACTTTATGGTTTTGCTCGAATCGCGCCTTGACAACCTCGTCTACCGTTTAGGGTTGGCCCGCACGCGCCGCCAAGCCCGCCAGCTTGTGACGCACGGCCACATTTTGGTCGACGGCAACCGCGTCAACATCCCGTCGTACCGCGTCAAACCGGGGCAAACGATCGCGGTCCGCGAAAAATCGCGCAACTTGCAAGTGATCAAAGAAGCGATGGAAGCGAACAACTTCGTTCCGGACTATTTGTCGTTTGATCCGGAAAAACTGGAAGGTACGTACACGCGCCTGCCGGAACGTTCCGAACTGCCGGCGGAAATCAACGAAGCGCTCATCGTCGAGTTCTACTCGCGTTAA
- the hisJ gene encoding histidinol-phosphatase HisJ, protein MRDGHIHTPFCPHGSHDRLEQYVERAIALGYTDISFTEHAPLPERFLDPTPEQDSAMAHSALERYLAAVADVKARYRHDITIRVGLEVDFIPGFEEETARLLDEVGPLLDDSILSVHFLAHEGRYVCLDYSADMFADIVRLFGSVERVHAAYYDTVHQSIRADLGRYKPKRIGHMTLVRKFWRRFPCREPMTGRMLAILDSIEQFGYEIDYNGAGAAKPLCREPYPPNSLIAEAQRRGIPIVYGSDAHCAADLHQGRDVMDREALSV, encoded by the coding sequence TTGCGTGACGGCCATATTCATACACCGTTTTGCCCGCACGGAAGTCATGACCGGCTCGAGCAATATGTCGAACGGGCGATTGCGCTCGGCTACACCGACATTTCCTTCACTGAACATGCCCCGCTGCCGGAGCGGTTTCTTGACCCGACGCCGGAGCAGGACAGCGCCATGGCGCACAGCGCGTTGGAACGCTATTTGGCCGCCGTTGCCGATGTGAAAGCGCGCTACCGCCATGATATTACGATCCGCGTCGGGCTTGAGGTCGACTTTATCCCCGGCTTTGAGGAAGAGACCGCCCGGCTGCTCGATGAGGTCGGCCCGCTCCTTGACGACAGCATTTTATCGGTTCATTTTTTAGCGCACGAAGGCCGATACGTATGCCTTGACTACAGCGCTGACATGTTTGCCGACATCGTCCGTCTGTTCGGCTCGGTCGAGCGTGTGCACGCGGCCTATTACGACACGGTGCATCAGTCCATCCGCGCCGACCTTGGCCGCTACAAACCGAAACGCATCGGCCATATGACGCTTGTGCGCAAGTTTTGGCGCCGCTTTCCGTGCCGCGAGCCGATGACCGGGCGCATGTTGGCCATTCTCGATAGCATCGAGCAGTTCGGCTATGAAATCGACTACAACGGCGCCGGCGCCGCCAAACCGCTCTGCCGCGAGCCGTATCCGCCCAACTCTCTCATTGCCGAAGCGCAGCGGCGCGGCATCCCGATCGTGTACGGTTCGGACGCCCATTGCGCCGCCGACTTGCATCAAGGGCGGGACGTCATGGATCGCGAGGCGCTTTCGGTTTGA
- the mbcS gene encoding acyl-CoA synthetase MbcS, producing MRREELIAPERYNLTSEMERHATADPDRIALKWENEQGETREITYGRLMARANQIGNAFLSRGLQKGDKVLVMVPRLIEAYEVYVGALKAGLVVIPSSEMLRTKDLQYRLFHGEVKAIVAYEPYLGEFAPIDGIDQLLKFSIGEHVHDGWLPLEACMAKESEVLEAADTSRDDMAFLSYTSGTTGNPKGVVHCHGWAYAHLRTAAKNWLCIEEGDLVWATAGPGWQKWIWSPFLSVLGSGATGFVYYGRFEPETYLRLLEKYQINVLCCTPTEYRLMAKVPDIGRYDLSPLHSAVSAGEPLNREVIDTFAKHFGIEVRDGYGQTENTLLVGVMKGMEIKPGSMGKPTPGNRVEIIDENGEPCPPGQVGDIAVHVETPALFKHYYKDPERTAMQFRGDYYITGDKARKDEDGYFWFEGRGDDIIISSGYTIGPFEVEDALVKHPAVKECAVVASPDEVRGHVVKAFVVLREGIDQTDPSLIPALQEHVKQLTAPYKYPRKIEFVNDLPKTVSGKIRRVELREREARLFGRSS from the coding sequence ATGAGGCGGGAAGAATTGATCGCGCCTGAGCGGTACAATTTAACATCGGAAATGGAAAGACACGCAACGGCTGATCCGGATCGGATCGCGTTAAAATGGGAAAACGAGCAAGGGGAAACGCGGGAGATTACATACGGCCGTCTGATGGCGCGCGCCAATCAAATTGGAAACGCTTTCTTATCGCGCGGTCTTCAGAAAGGAGACAAAGTGCTTGTCATGGTGCCGCGCCTCATTGAGGCATATGAAGTGTATGTAGGGGCGCTCAAAGCCGGGCTGGTTGTCATTCCGAGCTCGGAGATGCTGCGGACAAAAGATTTGCAATACCGGCTGTTCCACGGGGAAGTAAAGGCGATCGTCGCCTACGAACCGTATCTCGGCGAGTTCGCTCCGATCGATGGCATCGATCAACTGCTCAAATTTTCGATTGGCGAACACGTTCATGACGGCTGGCTGCCGCTTGAAGCGTGCATGGCAAAGGAAAGCGAGGTGCTTGAAGCGGCAGACACGTCGCGCGATGATATGGCGTTTTTATCGTACACATCCGGCACGACCGGCAATCCGAAAGGGGTTGTGCATTGCCATGGCTGGGCGTACGCCCATTTGCGCACAGCGGCGAAAAACTGGCTGTGCATTGAAGAGGGCGATCTCGTCTGGGCGACGGCCGGACCGGGATGGCAAAAATGGATTTGGAGTCCGTTTTTGTCGGTGCTTGGCTCAGGGGCGACCGGCTTTGTCTATTACGGCCGTTTTGAGCCGGAAACATATTTGCGGCTGCTCGAAAAATATCAAATCAATGTGCTTTGCTGCACGCCGACCGAGTACCGTCTGATGGCGAAAGTGCCGGACATCGGCCGCTACGATTTGTCCCCTCTCCATAGCGCCGTTTCAGCCGGTGAGCCGCTCAACCGCGAAGTGATCGACACGTTTGCCAAACATTTCGGCATCGAAGTGCGAGACGGCTACGGGCAGACGGAAAATACGCTGCTGGTCGGCGTCATGAAAGGAATGGAGATCAAGCCGGGCTCGATGGGGAAACCGACGCCGGGCAACCGCGTCGAGATTATCGATGAAAACGGTGAGCCGTGCCCGCCGGGACAAGTCGGCGATATCGCCGTCCATGTCGAAACGCCGGCGTTGTTTAAACATTACTACAAAGACCCGGAGCGGACAGCGATGCAGTTCCGCGGCGATTACTACATCACCGGCGACAAGGCGCGCAAAGACGAAGACGGCTATTTTTGGTTTGAAGGGCGCGGCGATGACATCATCATCAGTTCCGGGTATACGATCGGTCCGTTTGAAGTCGAAGACGCCCTCGTCAAACATCCGGCGGTGAAAGAATGCGCGGTTGTCGCCAGCCCGGATGAAGTGCGCGGCCATGTCGTCAAGGCGTTCGTCGTCTTGCGCGAAGGGATCGACCAAACTGATCCGTCCCTCATCCCGGCGTTGCAAGAACATGTCAAACAGTTGACCGCCCCATACAAGTATCCGCGCAAAATCGAATTTGTCAACGACTTGCCGAAAACGGTGTCCGGCAAAATCCGCCGCGTCGAGCTGCGCGAGCGGGAAGCGCGCCTCTTCGGCCGGTCGTCATAA
- a CDS encoding GAF domain-containing protein codes for MFHPTVYSGTREENYALVIEQLKALIAGEPSMIANLANAAALLHQFLPDINWVGFYLTDGDELVLGPFQGLPACVRIPFGKGVCGTAAAERRTIVVPDVHEFPGHIACDAASQSEIVVPLMKEGRVIGVLDIDSPVKNRFDDVDRRYLEQFAGVLVSP; via the coding sequence GTGTTTCATCCAACTGTCTACAGCGGTACACGCGAAGAAAATTATGCGCTCGTCATCGAGCAGCTGAAGGCGCTCATCGCCGGTGAGCCGAGCATGATCGCCAACTTGGCGAACGCCGCCGCCCTGCTCCATCAATTCCTCCCCGATATCAACTGGGTCGGGTTTTACTTGACGGATGGCGACGAGCTTGTGCTCGGCCCGTTCCAAGGCTTGCCGGCGTGCGTCCGCATTCCGTTTGGCAAGGGGGTGTGCGGCACGGCGGCCGCCGAGCGGCGGACGATCGTCGTCCCGGATGTGCACGAATTTCCAGGCCATATCGCTTGCGATGCGGCGTCCCAATCGGAAATCGTCGTGCCGCTCATGAAGGAAGGGCGCGTCATCGGCGTCCTTGACATCGACAGTCCGGTGAAAAACCGCTTTGATGACGTTGACCGCCGCTATTTAGAGCAATTTGCCGGTGTGCTCGTTTCGCCATAA
- a CDS encoding sensor domain-containing diguanylate cyclase, with protein MKREETKRYESFKQKFFHWFLAFQDDGPFSAAAGGLLALLKEELALQGAALYLFDPSRDSFYLEAAAGGLPAAGRIAAGKGREIVVVDDGGPRLAARLFFLLSEEAPAMVELVYEKGRSIDEPLLETLRADLARLFRKLGALSQGKGEENRYEQLHRFAAKIHSTMQIDDVLEEIIRTLQNVYPSFTYYLLLSHDNHVRGNLPIKPLMLDEGEGQTAALRAFLTGQVQCEETAAPQRSVLYAPIKGVQAVYGVIQIIAPHAAPFPRREMNFISLLAGTAGSALENAKLYEQSRRLVSDLQLINDTMRELNARLRLYEGIEYMVAQIRRSFGADEVGFFLFAGGRRELLPGSTPFFADASAGRYVEWVEERRRSGNDIIFAGDVHPSAFGPFRSVMAAPMLQNKETKGVCIVLAREPYRFTFDMFKLLESLVQHSTLAFMNAILREELEKLVVTDYLTKLYTRRYLDEAIQKSMEADAFGALLLIDIDNFKQINDLYGHQTGDDVLVQVAEMIRANIRDDDIAARWGGEEMALYLPNVALADAVSVARRIVEKVREHTIPPVTVSCGISWWGRHCRDDAQQLFKRADAALYMAKETGKNCIFVHDHCQSYKV; from the coding sequence ATGAAACGGGAAGAAACGAAACGATATGAATCGTTTAAACAAAAATTTTTCCACTGGTTTTTGGCGTTTCAGGACGACGGGCCGTTTTCGGCAGCGGCAGGCGGGCTGTTGGCGCTGTTGAAAGAAGAGCTGGCGCTGCAAGGGGCCGCGCTGTATTTGTTTGACCCGTCGCGCGACTCTTTTTATCTTGAGGCGGCCGCAGGCGGGCTGCCGGCGGCGGGGCGGATTGCGGCGGGCAAAGGGCGGGAGATCGTTGTGGTGGATGACGGCGGGCCGCGTCTGGCCGCCCGCCTCTTTTTCCTGCTTTCCGAAGAGGCGCCGGCGATGGTTGAGCTTGTGTATGAAAAAGGCCGCAGCATCGATGAACCGCTGCTTGAAACGCTGAGAGCGGATTTGGCCCGGTTGTTCCGCAAACTAGGTGCGCTGTCACAAGGGAAGGGCGAGGAGAACCGGTACGAGCAGCTGCATCGCTTTGCGGCCAAAATCCATTCCACGATGCAAATTGACGATGTGTTGGAAGAAATTATTCGCACGCTGCAAAATGTCTATCCTTCGTTTACATACTATCTTCTGTTGTCGCACGATAACCACGTGCGCGGGAACTTGCCGATTAAACCGCTGATGTTGGACGAGGGGGAAGGGCAAACGGCGGCGCTGCGGGCGTTTTTGACCGGGCAGGTGCAGTGCGAGGAGACGGCGGCGCCGCAGCGCTCAGTGCTGTATGCGCCCATTAAAGGGGTGCAAGCGGTGTATGGGGTGATTCAAATTATCGCCCCGCACGCGGCGCCATTTCCGAGGCGGGAAATGAATTTTATTTCGCTGTTGGCCGGGACGGCCGGCAGCGCGCTTGAGAACGCCAAGCTGTACGAGCAGTCGCGCCGGCTTGTCAGTGACTTGCAGCTCATCAATGACACGATGCGCGAACTGAACGCCCGGTTGCGGCTGTATGAAGGAATTGAGTATATGGTGGCGCAAATTCGCCGGTCGTTCGGCGCTGATGAAGTCGGGTTTTTCTTGTTTGCCGGCGGCCGGCGCGAACTTTTGCCGGGAAGCACGCCGTTTTTTGCCGACGCATCAGCCGGACGCTATGTCGAATGGGTCGAAGAGCGGCGCCGCAGCGGAAATGATATTATCTTTGCCGGCGATGTACACCCATCCGCTTTTGGGCCGTTTCGCTCCGTCATGGCGGCGCCGATGCTGCAAAATAAAGAGACAAAAGGCGTCTGCATCGTGCTCGCCCGCGAGCCGTACCGGTTTACGTTTGATATGTTTAAGCTGCTTGAGTCGCTCGTTCAGCACTCGACACTGGCGTTTATGAACGCGATTTTGCGCGAAGAACTCGAAAAACTCGTCGTCACCGATTATTTGACGAAGCTGTATACGCGCCGTTATTTGGATGAGGCGATCCAAAAATCGATGGAAGCGGATGCATTTGGGGCGCTTCTTTTAATTGACATCGATAACTTTAAGCAAATTAACGATCTTTACGGTCACCAAACAGGCGACGATGTGCTCGTTCAAGTGGCGGAGATGATCCGCGCCAACATTCGCGATGACGATATAGCAGCGCGCTGGGGCGGGGAAGAGATGGCCTTGTATTTGCCGAACGTGGCGCTCGCTGACGCCGTTTCGGTTGCCCGCCGCATCGTTGAAAAAGTGAGGGAGCACACGATTCCGCCTGTGACCGTTTCGTGTGGCATTTCATGGTGGGGACGCCATTGCCGTGATGATGCACAACAGCTGTTCAAACGGGCGGATGCGGCGCTGTATATGGCGAAGGAGACGGGGAAAAATTGCATTTTTGTCCATGACCACTGTCAATCGTATAAAGTGTGA
- a CDS encoding cysteine desulfurase family protein, protein MIYLDNSATTKPFPEVIDSFVTVATDYFANPSSLHGLGMRAERLLGQAREQIAAMLRVKANEVVFTSGGTEANNFAIKGVAWQYRQRGRHIITTKIEHPSVAEPCRQLEELGFAVTYLPVDREGRVSPAQIERALRDDTILVSIMHVNNEVGTVQPIEEIGALLARYPKTLFHVDRVQGISKVPLDLKQAGVDLCTISAHKFHGLRGAGVLYVREGVRLAPLMAGGGQEMRFRSGTENVAAIVAMAKALRLAMERYGREIDRLKALKDEWLTALSAIPDIEINTPRDGAAPHIINFSLKRGMKPEVFVHELEKSGVYVSTTSACSSKKKAPSQTLLAMGVGEDRAERGIRISLSFDNTREEIAPAVAAIRQAIKTLSEVTG, encoded by the coding sequence ATGATTTATCTTGATAACAGCGCGACGACGAAACCGTTCCCGGAAGTGATCGATTCGTTTGTCACGGTCGCGACGGACTATTTTGCCAATCCGTCTTCGCTCCATGGGCTGGGCATGAGGGCGGAACGGCTGCTTGGGCAGGCGCGCGAACAAATCGCCGCCATGCTGCGCGTCAAGGCGAACGAGGTTGTGTTCACGTCCGGCGGGACGGAAGCGAACAACTTCGCCATCAAAGGGGTCGCCTGGCAGTATCGGCAGCGCGGCCGGCACATCATTACGACAAAGATCGAGCATCCGTCCGTCGCAGAGCCGTGTCGCCAGCTGGAAGAGCTCGGCTTTGCGGTGACGTACTTGCCGGTTGACCGGGAAGGAAGAGTGTCACCCGCACAAATCGAACGCGCGCTGCGCGACGATACGATTCTCGTTTCAATCATGCATGTGAACAACGAAGTCGGCACCGTACAGCCGATTGAAGAAATCGGGGCGCTTTTAGCCCGCTATCCGAAGACGCTGTTTCATGTCGACCGGGTGCAAGGCATCAGCAAAGTGCCGCTCGATTTGAAACAGGCGGGCGTCGACTTATGCACGATATCGGCCCATAAATTTCACGGATTGCGCGGTGCCGGTGTACTGTACGTCCGCGAAGGCGTCCGCTTGGCGCCATTAATGGCCGGCGGCGGACAGGAAATGCGGTTTCGGTCCGGCACGGAAAATGTCGCCGCCATTGTCGCGATGGCCAAAGCGCTCCGCCTTGCCATGGAGAGATACGGGCGGGAGATCGACCGGCTCAAGGCGCTCAAAGACGAGTGGCTGACCGCTCTTTCCGCCATTCCGGACATTGAGATCAACACGCCGCGGGACGGCGCCGCCCCGCATATCATCAACTTTTCCTTAAAGCGCGGCATGAAGCCGGAAGTGTTCGTTCATGAACTGGAAAAAAGCGGTGTTTACGTCTCGACAACATCGGCTTGTTCGTCGAAAAAAAAGGCGCCGAGCCAAACGCTGCTGGCCATGGGGGTTGGCGAAGACCGGGCCGAGCGCGGCATCCGCATCAGCTTGTCGTTTGACAATACACGGGAAGAGATCGCGCCGGCAGTGGCGGCCATCCGACAGGCGATCAAAACATTAAGCGAGGTAACGGGATAA
- a CDS encoding alpha/beta-type small acid-soluble spore protein, with product MARNNNNNQLLVPGAQQALEQMKYEIAQEFGVNLGADTTSRANGSVGGEITKRLVAMAQQQLGGARQF from the coding sequence ATGGCACGCAACAACAACAACAATCAATTGCTTGTTCCGGGTGCCCAACAAGCGCTCGAACAAATGAAATATGAAATCGCCCAAGAATTTGGCGTCAATTTAGGCGCTGACACGACTTCCCGCGCCAACGGTTCGGTCGGCGGCGAGATCACGAAACGTCTCGTAGCCATGGCGCAACAACAATTGGGCGGTGCACGCCAATTTTAA